In Excalfactoria chinensis isolate bCotChi1 chromosome 20, bCotChi1.hap2, whole genome shotgun sequence, a genomic segment contains:
- the GPR157 gene encoding G-protein coupled receptor 157 — translation MPQPLPPTQLYAAERAAVLTSCVLSSLGSGLLVGTHALWPELRTRPRELLLYLSLADLLSALSYFYGVLQDFDKTSWDCVLQGALSTFSNTSSFFWTMAVALYLYLTIVRGSPTGAGLLCCFHIVSWGVPLAITIAAVALKKIGYDASNVSVGWCWVNLDAEDRVLWMLLTGKVWEILAYVTLPVLYILIKRHINRARAALSEYRPILSRAPALQPWASTADKKLILIPVIFIILRIWSTVRFVLTLCNSPAVQNSVLVVLHGIGNTFQGGANCIMFVLCTRVVRARLLSSICCCHHDDVGWPWQSSSSSRQHPDPAESQDVPEPERTKPLLSST, via the exons ATGCCGCAGCCGCTGCCCCCCACGCAGCTGTACGCGGCGGAGCGGGCGGCGGTGCTGACTTCGTGCGTGCTGTCCTCGCTGGGCTCCGGGCTCCTGGTGGGCACCCACGCTCTGTGGCCGGAGCTGCGGACCCGTCCCCGGGAGCTCCTGCTCTACCTCTCCCTGGCCGACCTCCTCTCCGCCCTCTCTTATTTCTACGGGGTGCTGCAGGACTTCGACAAGACCTCGTGGGACTGCGTGCTGCAGGGCGCCCTGTCCACCTTCTCCAACACCAGCTCCTTCTTCTGGACCATGGCCGTTGCCCTCTACCTCTATCTCACCATTGTGAGGGGCTCGCCCACGGGCGCGggcttgctctgctgcttccaCATCGTGAG CTGGGGAGTCCCCCTTGCCATTACGATTGCGGCTGTGGCTCTGAAGAAGATTGGCTATGATGCCTCCAATGTTTCCGTGGGCTGGTGCTGGGTCAACTTGGATGCAGAGGATCGAGTGCTGTGGATGCTGCTGACAGGGAAAGTTTGGGAGATACTGGCCTATGTGACTTTGCCCGTGCTTTATATCCTAATCAAGAGGCACATCAATAGAGCG CGTGCAGCTCTCTCAGAGTATCGTCCCATTCTCTCAAGAGCACCTGCTCTTCAGCCGTGGGCTTCCACAGCAGACAAGAAGTTGATTCTCATCCCTGTCATCTTCATCATCCTTCgcatctggagcactgtgcgCTTCGTTCTGACGCTCtgcaactcccctgcagtgcaAAATTCAGTCCTGGTTGTCCTGCAT GGAATTGGAAACACGTTTCAAGGAGGTGCCAACTGTATCATGTTTGTCCTCTGCACGCGCGTGGTCCGTGCTCGGCTGCTGTCCTCCATTTGCTGTTGTCACCATGATGATGTGGGTTGGCCATGGCAAAGCTCAAGCAGCAGCCGGCAGCACCCAGACCCTGCTGAGAGCCAGGACGTGCCAGAGCCCGAGCGGACGAAGCCTCTGCTGTCCAGCACCTGA
- the LOC140261127 gene encoding solute carrier family 2, facilitated glucose transporter member 5-like isoform X2, translating to MEMNGEKQESSSVEEGRKGRMTLPLALVTLISAFGSSFQYGYNVSVINSPAPYMQDFYNRTYINRHGVPMDAGFQTLLWSLTVSMYPLGGFFGSLMVGPLVNNCGRKGTLLINNIFSIVAAVLMGTSEVAKTFEVIIISRVIMGIYAGLASNVVPMFLGEMSPRNLRGAIGIVPQLFITLGILVAQILGLTSILGHAKGWPLLLGLTGIPSALQLLTLPFFPESPRYLLIQKGNEDQAQQALQRLRGWDDVDDEIEEMRQEDKSEKEEGHLSVFTLCTFRGLRWQLISIVVMMMGQQLSGINAVFYYADRIFLSAGVETNNVQYVTVSIGAINVLMTFLAVFIVESLGRRILLLAGFGLCCGSCAVLTLALNLQNTVSWMSYLSIVCVIIYIIGHAIGASWTRSLQLPHLRWNMPCHHDLHLLHCS from the exons ATGGAGATGAATGGAGAAAAGCAGGAGAGCTCCAGCGtggaggaaggcaggaagggg AGGATGACGCTTCCTCTTGCGCTGGTAACGCTGATCTCTGCCTTTGGATCATCCTTCCAGTATGGCTACAACGTGTCCGTGATCAACTCTCCAGCCCCA TACATGCAAGACTTCTACAACCGAACCTACATCAACAGGCATGGAGTCCCCATGGACGCAGGCTTCCAGACGCTGCTGTGGTCCCTCACCGTGTCCATGTATCCCCTGGGTGGCTTCTTTGGGTCGCTCATGGTGGGACCTCTGGTCAACAACTGCGGCCG AAAAGGCACCTTGCTGATAAACAACATCTTCTCCATTGTTGCTGCAGTCCTTATGGGAACCTCAGAGGTAGCAAAAACCTTTGAAGTAATCATCATCTCCCGTGTTATCATGGGGATATATGCTG GTCTGGCTTCCAATGTGGTTCCCATGTTCCTGGGAGAAATGTCCCCCAGAAATCTCAGAGGTGCTATTGGGATAGTTCCCCAGCTTTTCATCACCCTTGGGATCCTCGTAGCTCAGATCCTCGGCCTTACCAGCATCCTTGGGCATGCTAAAG GCTGGCCCTTGCTCCTGGGGCTCACTGGGATCCCATCAGCACTTCAGCTCCTTACATTGCCCTTCTTTCCTGAAAGTCCCAGATATCTGCTGATACAAAAGGGCAATGAGGATCAAGCACAACAAG CTCTGCAGCGTTTGAGAGGCTGGGATGATGTGGATGATGAGATAGAAGAAATGCGCCAAGAAGACaagtcagaaaaggaagaggggcACCTCTCTGTGTTCACCCTGTGCACCTTCAGAGGCCTGCGCTGGCAGCTCATCTCTATCGTTGTCATGATGATGGGCCAGCAGCTTTCAGGAATCAATGCA GTCTTCTACTACGCGGACAGAATCTTCCTGTCAGCAGGTGTGGAGACCAACAACGTTCAGTATGTCACCGTGTCCATAGGTGCCATCAACGTTCTCATGACTTTCCTTGCT GTTTTCATTGTGGAGTCCTTGGGAAGGAGAatcctgctgcttgctggctTTGGGTTGTGCTGCGGCTCCTGTGCAGTGTTGACTTTGGCCCTCAACCTCCAG AATACTGTCTCGTGGATGTCTTACCTCAGCATAGTGTGTGTCATCATTTACATCATCGGACACGCTATTGGAGCCA GCTGGACTAGGAGCCTACAGCTTCCTCATCTTCGGTGGAATATGCCTTG